A region of Allocoleopsis franciscana PCC 7113 DNA encodes the following proteins:
- a CDS encoding endonuclease/exonuclease/phosphatase family protein, which yields MKWRLIFKSIFDKIFLIGTVLLTLLSLTGYFGLFNRHLELTSHFKLQYLIVSFCPFFFFLFTRHSLGLGLSLFCLLINLYDIAPWYFPQSFGSANNIQGQKIRILQSNVDKYHNNYAKVISLVREEKPDIAVFLEVGKTGAKKLEVLQDILPYSIAHQDEEIDGTALYSKLPLENKAVKSLGKGRRSVLADVTIQGNMISLVASHPSMATGKAFFEERNSQLDAIAVQVTNKKNSLVVGDLNVTMWSPYYKRFVSKAGLRNARRGFGILPTWPTYYPLLSIPIDHCLVGEDIKVLKIRTGRKVGSDHLPLITDLLIPAKST from the coding sequence ATGAAATGGCGACTTATCTTCAAATCTATCTTTGACAAAATATTCCTCATTGGAACAGTTTTGCTAACCTTACTTTCTCTGACTGGGTATTTTGGACTATTTAATAGGCACCTAGAACTAACTTCTCATTTCAAACTGCAATATTTAATCGTTAGCTTTTGTCCCTTCTTTTTCTTTTTGTTCACACGCCATAGCTTAGGATTAGGTTTAAGTTTATTCTGTCTCCTCATTAACCTATATGATATTGCGCCTTGGTATTTTCCTCAGTCATTTGGTAGTGCCAATAATATCCAGGGACAAAAAATCAGAATTTTACAGTCCAATGTTGATAAATATCATAATAACTATGCTAAAGTCATTTCTCTAGTGAGGGAAGAAAAGCCTGATATTGCAGTTTTCCTGGAAGTCGGCAAGACGGGAGCCAAAAAATTAGAAGTTTTACAAGATATTCTTCCCTACTCCATAGCTCACCAAGATGAGGAGATAGATGGGACAGCCCTCTATAGCAAGCTACCTCTGGAAAACAAAGCCGTTAAGTCCTTAGGAAAGGGTAGAAGAAGTGTCTTGGCGGATGTCACCATTCAAGGAAACATGATTTCACTTGTCGCTTCCCATCCCTCTATGGCAACTGGAAAGGCTTTTTTTGAGGAAAGAAACAGCCAACTGGATGCCATTGCCGTTCAGGTTACAAATAAAAAAAATTCTTTGGTGGTTGGAGATTTGAATGTAACAATGTGGTCTCCCTATTATAAGCGCTTTGTCAGTAAAGCAGGACTACGCAATGCACGAAGGGGTTTTGGCATTTTACCCACATGGCCGACTTACTATCCACTATTATCTATTCCTATCGATCATTGTTTAGTCGGTGAAGATATTAAAGTCTTAAAGATTCGCACGGGTCGTAAAGTTGGTTCCGACCATTTGCCTTTAATCACAGATTTGTTGATTCCTGCAAAATCAACTTAA
- the proS gene encoding proline--tRNA ligase has protein sequence MRLSNMLFVTLREDPAEAEIPSHKLLLRAGYIRRIGSGIYAYLPLMWRVLQKVSQIVREEMNATGAQECLLPQLQPSELWKESGRWDTYTKAEGIMFAFPDRQEREVALGPTHEEVITTIARDMIRSYRQLPVHLYQIQTKFRDEIRPRFGLMRGREFIMKDGYSFHTDEESLKKTYQDMYQAYSNMLRRSGLKFRPVEADSGAIGGSGSTEFMILAEAGEDEVLYTEDGQYSANVEKAVSLPPDAEPSPFTSYEKRETPNTPTIDSLSEFLKCSPTQIVKNVLYQAIYDNGMTVLVLVSIRGDQDVNEVKLNNELVKLAEQYNAKTLLSLTVPDATAQQKWASKPLPLGYIAPDIADDYINSTPPNPPLVRGGTGSGEVAPSVTGGTEASPQSGTSPLDKGGQGGVIPQFLRLVDKTAVDLKNFVTGSNESGYHVVGANWGEQFQLPKIEVDVRKAKIGDRAIHNPSQTLQSARGIEAGHIFQLGTKYSKAMGATYTSESGEECPLYMGCYGVGVSRLAQAAVEQSYDKDGIIWPVMIAPYHVIICVPNVGDIEQMAAAEKLYAELNKAGIETLLDDRNERAGVKFKDADLIGIPYRIVTGRSLKDGKLEVVERATKKSQDIPLDKVVSTLKDWINAALQ, from the coding sequence ATGCGACTGTCTAATATGCTTTTCGTCACCCTGCGGGAAGACCCAGCAGAAGCGGAAATCCCCAGTCACAAACTACTACTCCGCGCAGGCTACATACGTCGCATCGGTAGCGGGATTTACGCCTATCTCCCCTTAATGTGGCGCGTCCTGCAAAAAGTCTCCCAAATTGTGCGCGAGGAGATGAATGCCACAGGTGCTCAAGAATGTCTCCTACCCCAGTTGCAACCCTCAGAATTGTGGAAAGAGTCCGGACGTTGGGATACCTACACCAAAGCCGAAGGCATCATGTTCGCCTTCCCAGATCGGCAAGAGCGAGAAGTGGCACTCGGCCCCACCCATGAAGAGGTAATCACGACCATTGCTCGTGACATGATTCGCTCCTACCGCCAACTCCCGGTGCACCTGTACCAAATTCAAACCAAATTCCGGGATGAAATTCGCCCTCGCTTCGGACTCATGCGCGGTCGCGAGTTCATCATGAAAGACGGCTACTCCTTCCATACCGATGAAGAGAGCCTGAAAAAGACCTATCAGGATATGTACCAAGCGTACAGCAACATGCTGCGCCGCTCTGGTCTGAAGTTCAGACCCGTAGAAGCAGACTCCGGGGCAATTGGCGGTTCGGGTTCCACCGAGTTCATGATATTGGCAGAAGCGGGAGAAGATGAGGTTCTCTACACCGAAGATGGTCAGTACTCTGCCAACGTAGAAAAAGCAGTATCCTTGCCACCCGATGCCGAACCCTCACCCTTCACCAGCTACGAAAAACGCGAAACCCCCAACACCCCAACCATTGACTCCCTGAGTGAATTCCTGAAATGCTCACCCACCCAAATCGTCAAAAACGTCCTCTACCAAGCCATCTATGACAATGGTATGACGGTACTCGTGCTAGTGAGCATCCGAGGCGACCAAGATGTTAACGAGGTGAAGCTAAATAATGAGCTGGTGAAGCTGGCAGAGCAGTACAATGCCAAAACCCTCCTCTCGCTAACAGTACCCGATGCGACTGCTCAACAAAAATGGGCATCTAAACCGCTACCCTTGGGCTACATTGCCCCAGATATCGCAGACGATTACATCAATTCGACCCCCCCTAACCCCCCCTTAGTAAGGGGGGGAACAGGAAGCGGGGAAGTTGCGCCCTCAGTAACGGGGGGAACAGAAGCAAGTCCCCAGTCCGGAACCTCCCCCCTTGACAAGGGGGGGCAGGGGGGGGTCATCCCTCAGTTTTTGCGGTTGGTGGATAAGACAGCCGTCGATCTAAAAAACTTCGTCACAGGTTCCAACGAGTCAGGTTATCACGTCGTTGGGGCGAACTGGGGCGAACAATTCCAGTTACCTAAAATAGAGGTCGATGTACGTAAGGCAAAAATAGGCGATCGCGCCATCCACAACCCCAGCCAAACGCTCCAAAGCGCACGCGGCATCGAAGCTGGACACATCTTCCAATTAGGAACGAAATACTCTAAAGCGATGGGTGCCACCTACACCAGCGAATCCGGCGAAGAATGTCCCCTATATATGGGATGTTACGGTGTCGGCGTGTCGCGTCTAGCTCAGGCAGCCGTCGAGCAGTCTTATGACAAAGATGGCATCATCTGGCCTGTGATGATTGCACCTTATCACGTCATCATCTGCGTTCCCAATGTGGGAGATATCGAGCAAATGGCAGCGGCAGAGAAACTCTACGCCGAACTGAACAAAGCAGGGATTGAAACTCTCCTCGATGACCGCAACGAACGGGCAGGTGTTAAGTTCAAAGATGCCGACTTAATCGGAATTCCCTACCGAATAGTAACCGGGCGATCGCTCAAAGACGGTAAATTAGAAGTTGTCGAACGAGCCACCAAAAAATCCCAGGATATTCCCCTGGATAAAGTGGTATCAACCTTAAAAGACTGGATTAACGCTGCCTTGCAATAA
- a CDS encoding 4a-hydroxytetrahydrobiopterin dehydratase: MSVPIFISYRRADSAAEAGRLHSTISRELGEEVVFMDTSSIEIGTQWSEELEEALQAAQIVIVVIGPDWLRISDEYGLRRIDQDNDWVRREIEFTLRNGKKLLPLLVRGAKIPPSDKLPASISALTERQAVEIRDAYWAHDIKLVLEQLKLVINKPKNNESSLTRNKSLGVYPTPPPEKPDPITEEKLQIALKGNLSSWKKVINQNPDDPTKVRTEIFRRYKFKSFLDAVGFMNQVAAGCEIALHHPRWENIWKTVDVYLSTWDIEHQISDRDIQLAKYFDKAFSDFPGADLEVD, encoded by the coding sequence ATGAGTGTACCCATTTTTATTAGTTACCGAAGAGCAGACAGTGCTGCCGAGGCTGGACGTTTGCACAGTACGATTTCTCGGGAGCTAGGCGAAGAGGTTGTATTTATGGATACATCCTCTATTGAGATTGGAACACAATGGTCAGAGGAATTGGAGGAAGCTCTACAAGCTGCTCAAATTGTCATCGTGGTTATAGGTCCAGACTGGCTCCGGATTAGTGATGAGTATGGGCTGCGCCGTATAGATCAAGACAATGATTGGGTTCGTCGGGAGATTGAGTTTACCCTTCGCAATGGTAAAAAATTGTTACCGTTGTTGGTTAGAGGTGCCAAAATACCTCCTTCTGATAAGTTGCCTGCCTCAATTAGTGCCTTAACTGAGAGGCAGGCAGTAGAGATTCGCGATGCCTATTGGGCTCATGATATTAAGCTTGTTCTTGAACAACTAAAGTTAGTTATTAACAAACCTAAAAATAATGAAAGTTCCCTCACAAGAAACAAGTCTTTAGGAGTGTACCCAACTCCTCCTCCAGAAAAACCCGATCCAATTACTGAGGAGAAACTCCAGATTGCTCTGAAGGGCAATCTATCAAGTTGGAAAAAAGTTATTAATCAAAACCCTGACGATCCAACCAAAGTCCGTACTGAAATTTTTCGGCGCTATAAGTTCAAGAGTTTTCTTGATGCAGTCGGATTCATGAATCAGGTTGCAGCTGGATGCGAAATTGCACTACACCATCCTCGATGGGAAAATATTTGGAAAACAGTTGATGTTTACCTATCAACTTGGGACATTGAGCATCAAATATCTGATCGAGATATCCAGCTAGCAAAATATTTTGATAAAGCTTTTTCCGACTTCCCTGGAGCAGACCTAGAAGTAGACTGA
- a CDS encoding helix-turn-helix domain-containing protein, whose product MRNAQSTVRMVEHQNSNSNPKLTTLKELREYIGLTQEELGQALGITASTISRYERGQHQRIKFTFSQIKRLQALLEQAGLSINDLPDDID is encoded by the coding sequence ATGCGAAACGCACAGTCAACTGTTAGGATGGTAGAACATCAAAACTCAAATAGCAACCCTAAATTGACAACTCTCAAAGAACTTCGTGAGTACATAGGGTTAACACAGGAGGAACTAGGGCAAGCACTAGGCATTACGGCTAGTACTATCAGCCGCTACGAACGCGGTCAACATCAGCGAATTAAGTTCACGTTTTCTCAAATAAAGCGGCTACAAGCCTTGTTAGAACAGGCTGGATTATCAATCAACGACTTACCCGACGACATTGACTGA
- a CDS encoding DUF6887 family protein gives MSQVDYTAMSYKELRRYFLKHREDKAAFQAYLARRRERSHPVITRVDDPDFDNKIQTAIRQQIAQHRS, from the coding sequence ATGAGTCAAGTGGACTACACGGCTATGTCTTACAAAGAGTTAAGGCGGTACTTTCTCAAGCATCGAGAAGATAAAGCTGCTTTTCAGGCTTATCTAGCAAGGCGTCGAGAGCGATCGCATCCAGTCATTACAAGAGTTGATGACCCAGACTTCGATAACAAGATTCAAACAGCAATCCGCCAGCAAATTGCACAGCATCGAAGTTAG
- a CDS encoding DUF6888 family protein — protein MPTDAQLRCLYRIGYQLTYILFQPIHLICIDGRTQNLYILAGQNKEIEFEVTPDGEVL, from the coding sequence ATGCCTACCGACGCGCAACTGAGGTGTTTGTATCGAATTGGCTACCAGTTGACATATATTCTGTTTCAGCCCATCCACCTTATTTGCATCGACGGTCGAACTCAGAATTTATATATTTTGGCAGGGCAGAACAAGGAAATCGAGTTTGAAGTTACTCCAGATGGGGAGGTGCTGTAA
- a CDS encoding ArsR/SmtB family transcription factor, producing the protein MPKTKPADICQVRCFNTDLVAHVRDSLPDDETLETAETLFAALADKSRLKILHALSNGQELCVCDVATVLDAQVSAASHHLRKLRDLKLLKYRNEGKLVYYSLRDELVTQVLNHVFKEDS; encoded by the coding sequence GTGCCGAAGACAAAACCTGCCGATATTTGCCAAGTACGCTGTTTTAACACAGACTTAGTCGCTCATGTGCGTGATTCTTTGCCTGATGACGAGACTCTTGAAACGGCGGAGACTCTCTTTGCAGCACTGGCAGATAAATCTCGGCTAAAAATTCTTCACGCTCTCAGCAATGGGCAAGAACTCTGTGTTTGTGATGTCGCGACTGTATTGGATGCACAAGTATCGGCAGCATCTCATCACCTACGAAAGCTGCGTGACCTTAAGCTCCTGAAATACAGAAACGAGGGGAAATTGGTCTACTATTCGTTGCGAGATGAGTTGGTCACCCAAGTTTTGAACCATGTCTTTAAAGAGGACA